In Rissa tridactyla isolate bRisTri1 chromosome 8, bRisTri1.patW.cur.20221130, whole genome shotgun sequence, one genomic interval encodes:
- the RMI2 gene encoding recQ-mediated genome instability protein 2, giving the protein MAEAAPGPPVKVLAAQLRRAVRGAGGTWELGRAEAGRAPLRLRVVWMQGTVMEVELGGARGGSARLQDGSGPFTVLGVEAVPKGRPCLSAGNYVMVMGVVRSCSPEPVLRAIKMTDLSENPVHKNMWSLEVEDLHRVIP; this is encoded by the exons ATGGCCGAggccgcgccggggccgccggTGAAGGTGCTGGCCGCCCAGCTGCGGAGGGCGGTGCGGGGCGCCGGCGGGACGTGGGAGTTGGGCCGGGCGGAGGCGGGCCGGGCGCCGCTGCGCCTGCGGGTGGTGTGGATGCAGGGCACCGTGATGGAGGTGGAGCTCGGCGGCGCCCGCGGCGGTTCGGCCCGGCTGCAGGACGGCAGCGGTCCCTTCACCGTGCTGGGGGTGGAGGCGGTGCCCAAAGGGCGGCCCTGCCTCAGCGCAG ggaactATGTAATGGTGATGGGTGTGGTGCGGTCCTGCAGTCCTGAGCCTGTTCTTCGAGCAATAAAGATGACAGATCTTTCTGAAAACCCTGTGCATAAGAATATGTGGAGCCTTGAAGTGGAGGATTTGCACAGAGTCATTCCCTAG